A single bacterium DNA region contains:
- a CDS encoding DUF262 domain-containing HNH endonuclease family protein, translated as MQANHIPFLQLLNGAVQYVVPRWQRRYCWGAEDIERLVEDLLAIATTDQPGAAHYGGALLTFPEPASAGVVPTHRVIDGQQRLTTVSILLACIADRLGTRNSGEWNANLLRKRLTNDDVGPLKHRKLRLQDGDEEEYRRGLEGNPHGPGAVTQAWRITRRLVNKHDVSSLLEGIERFRVVSIGLGPTDDPQQIFESLNATGRPLTESEKVKNWLLMGLEDEDQQDLHDNYWIKMEKSLGAEHTTVPVDLFLRDFLRMRIGKNLGIGRVHDEFRRWAVREGHDRDRPALCHELTRLAKLYGILRGSAGIHPNRRVERPLRHLRAMGLHTHRPLTLRLLDDVEQGTHPGATDDALAAVLEGIGTWITRLWLANGSIPGMNTTATKLAYRPGPKQDEDYAGHWLGRIRKLRNTRRGVPVDEDVREGVRQRKAYGGAATRSTFAVLCALMEEEHGEEAPSRDRLTVEHVMPRKLTAEWRQDLGEDAEDVHGQYRDLMANLTLSGDVTNSGMGAGSFDAKREVYKGSPIGITNRLADEDKWDQAALRRRSEYLAQIALKRWPWQDKAGARVSDESLRWRIGDGPWHGESAASQMVLNVAAALLSLDPENAERLSGDAIRPNIHLATRYPPGTKAGSMTMRAIPGHPEYVLYPYMKNYGASAKRCRKMGERCNVAVDVEGTRKGRAQDFWSFLREHTGGVPGQKDSWQGEVQWTASHNSQGDGVGIFVGSERLSLWVRSGQYQASPQRAARMRSYSRMIRRQMGDQILHGDAERAGSKGRSVFVRRDWTRDNDDEWPEAAEWIVDQSTRLQALIADHAG; from the coding sequence GGTGCTCTCCTTACGTTTCCTGAGCCCGCGTCGGCTGGAGTCGTCCCGACGCATCGCGTCATCGACGGCCAGCAGAGGCTGACAACCGTAAGCATTCTTCTGGCTTGCATCGCAGATCGCCTGGGCACCCGTAACAGCGGTGAATGGAACGCCAACCTCCTCCGCAAACGGCTGACCAACGACGATGTTGGTCCGCTGAAGCACCGCAAGCTAAGGCTTCAGGACGGCGATGAAGAGGAGTACCGTCGGGGACTCGAGGGCAACCCTCACGGCCCCGGTGCGGTAACCCAGGCCTGGCGAATCACGCGCCGGTTAGTCAACAAGCACGACGTGTCCAGCCTCCTCGAGGGCATTGAGCGGTTCAGGGTGGTCAGTATCGGATTGGGTCCCACAGACGACCCACAGCAGATCTTCGAGAGTCTGAACGCCACCGGTCGCCCACTGACAGAAAGCGAGAAAGTCAAGAACTGGCTGCTGATGGGCCTGGAGGATGAGGATCAACAGGACCTTCACGACAACTACTGGATCAAGATGGAGAAGAGCCTCGGTGCTGAACACACCACCGTTCCGGTAGATCTGTTCTTGCGCGACTTCCTGCGCATGCGCATTGGCAAGAACCTGGGAATCGGGCGCGTCCATGACGAATTTCGCCGATGGGCCGTTCGCGAGGGGCACGACCGGGACCGCCCGGCGCTCTGCCACGAGTTAACACGGTTGGCGAAGCTCTACGGCATTCTGAGAGGTTCGGCTGGCATCCATCCGAACCGAAGAGTGGAACGACCGCTTCGGCACCTTCGTGCAATGGGACTCCACACTCACCGCCCCCTGACATTGCGACTTCTCGATGACGTTGAGCAGGGAACACATCCGGGAGCAACAGATGACGCGTTGGCCGCAGTTCTGGAGGGGATAGGAACCTGGATCACTCGCCTCTGGTTGGCCAACGGCTCGATCCCTGGGATGAACACAACTGCTACGAAGTTGGCCTACCGGCCCGGACCTAAGCAGGACGAAGACTATGCCGGGCATTGGCTCGGGCGGATCCGGAAGCTCCGGAATACCCGTCGTGGGGTCCCTGTGGATGAAGACGTCCGCGAAGGGGTTCGACAACGTAAGGCTTATGGTGGAGCCGCGACCCGGTCGACGTTTGCGGTCTTGTGTGCGTTAATGGAAGAAGAACATGGTGAAGAGGCACCGTCTAGAGACCGTCTGACCGTAGAGCACGTAATGCCGCGCAAGCTCACGGCCGAGTGGAGGCAGGACCTTGGCGAGGACGCCGAAGACGTTCACGGGCAATACCGGGACCTGATGGCGAACCTGACCTTGAGCGGCGATGTCACCAACTCCGGAATGGGCGCCGGTTCCTTTGACGCCAAGCGTGAGGTCTACAAAGGCAGCCCGATCGGAATCACAAACCGCCTCGCGGACGAAGACAAATGGGACCAAGCTGCTCTCCGACGGCGCTCAGAATACCTTGCACAGATCGCGCTGAAGCGATGGCCGTGGCAGGACAAGGCCGGGGCTCGAGTATCTGACGAGAGCCTCAGGTGGCGCATCGGAGATGGACCCTGGCATGGCGAGAGCGCAGCGAGCCAGATGGTCCTGAACGTGGCAGCAGCGTTGCTGAGCCTCGATCCAGAGAACGCCGAAAGGCTGTCCGGAGACGCGATCCGTCCGAACATCCATCTCGCCACCCGCTATCCGCCTGGAACCAAGGCGGGCAGTATGACTATGCGCGCCATACCCGGCCATCCCGAGTACGTGCTGTATCCGTATATGAAGAACTATGGCGCCAGTGCCAAACGTTGCCGAAAGATGGGCGAGCGGTGCAACGTGGCGGTTGACGTGGAAGGAACGAGGAAGGGCCGAGCACAGGATTTCTGGAGTTTCCTGAGGGAGCACACGGGGGGCGTTCCGGGACAGAAGGACTCATGGCAAGGCGAGGTTCAATGGACAGCTTCCCACAACTCGCAGGGCGACGGCGTCGGGATCTTCGTGGGTTCAGAACGGCTCTCCCTGTGGGTCAGGTCGGGGCAATACCAGGCCTCACCGCAGAGAGCTGCACGGATGCGGAGTTATTCACGGATGATTCGCCGACAAATGGGTGATCAGATACTCCACGGCGATGCTGAACGAGCAGGCTCGAAAGGCAGATCCGTATTTGTTCGTAGAGACTGGACACGCGACAACGATGACGAGTGGCCTGAAGCTGCTGAGTGGATAGTGGACCAATCCACTAGATTGCAAGCGCTCATCGCCGATCACGCTGGATGA
- a CDS encoding glycine--tRNA ligase gives MTAPSFETIVNLATKRGFVFRASEIYGGLRSAYDYGPLGVALLRNVKEAWWRSMVQLRDDVVGLDSAIIQSPQVWEASGHVGQFNDPLVECVSCHARHRFDRLEDPDRCPTCGTRGSFTDARDFNLMFRTHMGPVASDSNLVYLRPETAQGIFTNFENVRRVARLKLPFGIAQLGKSFRNEITPGQFVFRTREFEQMEMEFFTHPDHADGWFEYWVEERHQWYLDLGMKPGNIRLRSHTEDELAHYAVATYDVEYRFPWGWDELEGIANRTDFDLRQHSKASGKDLRYFDQAAGERLFPYVIEPAAGATRAAFAFLIDAYHTETVRDAPRTVLRLDSRLAPVKVAVLPLSKKPDLVEVTGRVADALRPHWDIEVDVTQAIGRRYRRQDEIGTPYCVTVDFDTLDDGAVTVRDRDTMAQDRVGIGQLRNYLGERLGAG, from the coding sequence ATGACCGCTCCCAGCTTCGAGACGATCGTGAACCTCGCCACCAAGCGCGGCTTCGTCTTCAGAGCATCGGAGATCTACGGCGGTCTCCGGTCGGCCTACGACTACGGGCCTCTCGGCGTGGCCCTTCTCCGCAACGTGAAGGAGGCATGGTGGCGGTCGATGGTGCAGCTGCGCGACGACGTGGTCGGGCTCGATTCGGCGATCATCCAGTCGCCCCAGGTCTGGGAGGCCTCAGGGCACGTGGGCCAGTTCAACGACCCTCTGGTGGAGTGCGTCTCCTGCCATGCCCGGCACCGGTTCGACCGGCTGGAAGACCCGGACCGGTGTCCCACCTGCGGCACCCGCGGTTCCTTCACCGATGCCCGCGACTTCAACCTGATGTTCAGGACCCATATGGGCCCGGTCGCCTCCGACTCCAACCTGGTCTACCTGCGTCCCGAGACCGCCCAGGGCATTTTCACCAACTTCGAGAACGTGCGGCGGGTGGCCCGGCTCAAGCTCCCGTTCGGGATCGCCCAGCTCGGCAAGTCGTTCCGCAACGAGATCACTCCGGGACAGTTCGTCTTCCGCACCAGGGAGTTCGAGCAGATGGAGATGGAGTTCTTCACCCACCCCGATCACGCCGACGGCTGGTTCGAATACTGGGTGGAGGAGAGGCATCAGTGGTACCTGGACCTGGGCATGAAACCCGGCAACATCAGGCTGCGCAGCCACACCGAGGACGAGCTGGCCCACTACGCGGTCGCCACCTACGACGTGGAATACCGGTTCCCGTGGGGATGGGACGAGTTGGAGGGTATCGCCAACCGGACCGACTTCGATCTGCGCCAGCATTCGAAAGCCTCGGGGAAGGACCTGCGCTACTTCGACCAGGCGGCCGGTGAGCGCCTCTTCCCCTACGTGATCGAGCCGGCGGCCGGAGCCACCCGGGCGGCCTTCGCCTTCCTGATCGACGCCTACCACACAGAGACGGTGCGCGACGCCCCCCGCACGGTGCTGAGGCTCGACTCCCGCCTCGCTCCGGTCAAGGTGGCCGTGCTCCCGCTCTCGAAGAAGCCCGACCTGGTGGAGGTGACGGGACGGGTGGCCGACGCGCTCCGTCCCCACTGGGACATCGAGGTCGATGTCACCCAGGCGATCGGGAGGCGCTACCGCCGCCAGGACGAGATCGGGACGCCCTACTGCGTCACGGTCGACTTCGACACGCTGGATGACGGAGCGGTCACGGTCCGGGATCGGGACACGATGGCCCAGGATCGGGTCGGGATCGGGCAACTCCGCAATTACCTGGGCGAGCGCCTCGGCGCCGGTTAG
- a CDS encoding YceI family protein, whose translation MRTARRIGLALAAIVVLVLGAAAYVWFSGGSGEPSTEVTAPPITSAATTAPATTAPATTAATSVPVETTAAPDSTEATEPAPDEGASAILYRIDKAESSVSFEIDEILNGSPFRVVGVTTEVAGEVLIDFDSPSASQLGTIVINVRTLATDSGFRDRAIRGPILGSSRDENEFATFEPTGVEGLPDSVTVGDQVPLRITGTFILSGEARLVTFDTAVTVVSADRVEVDGTATVLRSDFGLTIPDVPSVSDVADEILLVIDLVAVAVGV comes from the coding sequence ATGCGGACGGCTCGGCGGATCGGTCTCGCGCTGGCGGCGATAGTGGTGCTGGTTCTGGGCGCCGCGGCCTACGTGTGGTTCTCCGGCGGCAGCGGCGAGCCCAGCACCGAGGTGACCGCCCCTCCCATCACGTCCGCCGCCACGACCGCCCCCGCTACCACTGCCCCCGCCACGACCGCCGCCACGTCCGTCCCGGTGGAGACCACCGCGGCCCCCGACAGCACCGAAGCCACCGAGCCGGCGCCTGACGAGGGCGCCTCCGCCATCCTTTACCGGATCGACAAGGCGGAGTCCTCCGTCAGCTTCGAGATCGACGAGATCCTCAACGGCAGTCCGTTCCGGGTGGTGGGGGTCACCACAGAGGTGGCGGGGGAGGTTCTGATCGACTTCGACAGTCCGTCCGCCTCGCAGTTGGGGACGATCGTGATCAACGTCCGCACCCTGGCCACCGACTCCGGATTCCGGGACAGGGCCATCCGGGGGCCAATCCTCGGGTCCTCCCGCGACGAGAACGAGTTCGCCACCTTCGAGCCGACCGGTGTCGAGGGGCTCCCGGACAGCGTGACGGTGGGCGATCAGGTACCGCTCCGCATCACGGGCACCTTCATCCTGAGCGGCGAGGCCCGGCTCGTGACCTTCGACACCGCAGTGACGGTGGTGTCCGCCGACAGGGTCGAGGTGGACGGAACCGCCACGGTGCTGAGATCAGACTTCGGCCTGACCATCCCGGACGTTCCCAGCGTGAGCGACGTGGCGGACGAGATACTGCTGGTGATAGACCTGGTGGCCGTCGCGGTAGGGGTCTGA
- the dnaG gene encoding DNA primase produces MAADRDDLERIRQAVNLVELFEGVTTVRKVRGSFKALCPFHSEKTPSLSIDPARGLYHCFGCGVGGDVFTFVQETQGLSFVEALEMLADRAGIVIRRDPRAAQQRERRSRLVEAVAEAGRYYQDRLKSAPDAGHARSYVRGRNYGVEVVDRFELGYAPDQAEALVSHLRGKGHKDSDILAAGLARRVGRGRLIDQMRGRLIFPIHNVRGEMVGFGARLLRGEGPKYLNTPETPLYKKSELLYGLDKARSAISREELGVVVEGYTDVIAFHLADLPLAVATCGTALGEAHFDLLRRFSSRIVLAFDADAAGAGAAVRGDDLRITSELGLDLRVAMMPEGRDPADLVFEDKGDLLREAVDGSAPITEFRLNRLLGQYNLGEREARTRAMREAAELIARHPDEAARYQHALYVAGRTHMSIDLVQSEIRRNAATGRGGRSQGRPRTDGRPAAPRPVASGAMDRSERDLLRHLMAGTAGRDRVSPDLFEHDQAAVLARWLLEEGKHLEEGVPVPLDGLKDQAMSAMARRLAVMDTPLLPFEDVMSHLEGRAVGHRKDELLVILEGIDQKKDPEAYSQALAELIALQERGF; encoded by the coding sequence ATGGCAGCCGATCGCGACGACCTGGAGCGCATCCGACAAGCGGTCAACCTGGTCGAGCTGTTCGAGGGAGTGACCACCGTCAGGAAGGTCCGGGGCAGCTTCAAGGCCCTGTGCCCCTTCCATTCGGAGAAGACCCCTTCACTCTCGATCGACCCGGCCCGCGGCCTCTACCACTGCTTCGGCTGCGGCGTGGGCGGGGACGTCTTCACCTTCGTCCAGGAGACCCAGGGGTTGTCGTTCGTCGAGGCCTTGGAGATGTTGGCGGATCGGGCCGGCATCGTCATCCGGCGCGACCCCCGGGCGGCGCAGCAGCGGGAACGGCGTTCCCGGCTGGTCGAAGCGGTGGCCGAGGCGGGTCGCTACTACCAGGACCGCCTCAAGTCCGCCCCCGATGCCGGCCATGCCCGGTCCTACGTGCGGGGTCGCAACTACGGCGTCGAGGTGGTGGACCGGTTCGAGCTCGGCTACGCACCCGACCAAGCCGAAGCCCTGGTCTCCCACCTGCGCGGCAAGGGACACAAGGATTCGGACATCCTCGCGGCCGGCCTGGCAAGGAGGGTGGGGCGGGGGCGCCTCATCGACCAGATGAGGGGCCGGCTGATCTTCCCCATCCACAACGTGCGCGGGGAGATGGTCGGGTTCGGGGCCCGCCTCCTGCGCGGCGAGGGGCCCAAGTACCTGAACACCCCCGAGACCCCGCTCTACAAGAAGAGCGAGCTCCTGTACGGCCTGGACAAGGCCCGGTCCGCCATCAGCCGGGAGGAGTTGGGGGTGGTGGTCGAGGGTTATACGGATGTGATCGCCTTTCACCTGGCCGATCTGCCCCTGGCGGTGGCCACCTGCGGGACGGCGCTCGGTGAGGCCCATTTCGACCTGCTCCGCCGTTTCTCGAGCCGCATCGTCCTGGCTTTCGACGCCGACGCGGCGGGCGCCGGCGCCGCCGTGCGCGGGGACGATCTGCGCATCACCTCCGAACTGGGGCTCGACCTGCGGGTGGCAATGATGCCCGAGGGCCGCGACCCGGCCGACCTGGTGTTCGAGGACAAGGGGGACCTGCTCCGGGAGGCGGTCGACGGATCGGCCCCGATCACCGAGTTCCGGCTCAACCGGCTGCTGGGGCAGTACAACCTGGGGGAGAGGGAGGCGCGCACCCGGGCGATGAGGGAGGCGGCGGAGTTGATCGCCCGCCATCCCGATGAGGCGGCCCGCTACCAGCATGCCCTCTACGTGGCCGGGCGCACCCACATGAGCATCGATCTCGTCCAGTCGGAGATCCGGAGGAATGCGGCCACCGGCAGGGGAGGCCGGTCCCAGGGTCGCCCTCGAACCGATGGACGGCCCGCCGCGCCCCGGCCCGTCGCCTCCGGTGCCATGGATCGGTCGGAACGGGACCTGCTCCGGCACCTCATGGCGGGGACCGCGGGGCGCGACCGGGTCAGCCCTGACCTGTTCGAACACGATCAGGCCGCCGTCCTGGCTCGCTGGTTGCTCGAGGAGGGAAAGCACCTGGAAGAGGGGGTCCCGGTGCCGCTGGACGGCCTCAAGGATCAGGCCATGTCGGCGATGGCCCGCCGGCTGGCGGTCATGGACACACCGCTGCTGCCGTTCGAAGATGTCATGTCACATCTCGAAGGACGTGCGGTGGGGCACCGTAAGGACGAACTTCTGGTGATATTGGAAGGGATCGATCAGAAAAAAGACCCGGAAGCCTATTCACAAGCCCTTGCAGAACTGATAGCGTTACAGGAAAGGGGATTCTGA
- a CDS encoding sigma-70 family RNA polymerase sigma factor — MGSDAQGAIKELLKRGRRRGFLTSAEIQKELDEAGAPGAALDQALAAVRAAGIEVVDDDPDRLRDDPEPGDAEFLSDPVDQYLREIGRVPLLTPRQEVDLGMAKDAGVEARARMAELDAAGRFRSDAEYRRLAAIARRGEEAEQMLVKANLRLVVSVAKRYVIPGVPMLDLVQEGNVGLMRAAAKFDYRRGYKFSTYAVWWIRQTVSRALNEQKRIIRVPENLAQQVRLLDVVRRRLYQESGREPTTEELAAEMDLSDDRVLKLAELSSGMLSLDAKVGDSDDLTLAHFVQDEDAAGAPADGAVLKLLQESVALALEGLDERERKVITMRFGLADGRIRTLQEVSDRMGVTKERIRQLETRALRKMRSQKGGRRMEGYLSGA, encoded by the coding sequence TTGGGCTCGGACGCGCAGGGGGCGATCAAGGAACTGCTGAAGCGGGGGAGGCGCCGGGGGTTCCTCACCTCCGCCGAGATCCAGAAGGAACTTGATGAGGCCGGGGCCCCCGGCGCAGCACTGGACCAAGCGCTCGCCGCCGTGCGGGCAGCCGGGATAGAGGTGGTGGACGATGATCCGGATCGCCTGCGGGACGATCCGGAGCCCGGGGATGCCGAGTTCCTGTCCGATCCGGTCGACCAGTACCTCCGCGAGATCGGCCGGGTCCCGCTCCTCACCCCTCGCCAGGAGGTCGACCTGGGAATGGCGAAGGATGCCGGGGTCGAGGCCCGAGCCAGAATGGCCGAGTTGGATGCCGCCGGAAGATTCCGCTCCGATGCCGAGTACCGGCGCCTGGCCGCGATAGCGCGCCGCGGCGAGGAGGCCGAGCAGATGCTGGTGAAGGCCAACCTCCGCCTGGTCGTCTCGGTGGCGAAGCGGTACGTCATCCCGGGGGTTCCCATGCTGGACCTCGTCCAGGAGGGCAACGTGGGCCTGATGAGGGCGGCCGCCAAGTTCGATTACCGCAGGGGCTACAAATTCTCGACCTACGCGGTCTGGTGGATCCGCCAGACGGTCAGCCGGGCTCTGAACGAGCAGAAGAGGATCATCCGGGTTCCCGAGAACCTGGCGCAGCAGGTGAGGCTGCTGGACGTCGTCCGGCGGAGGCTCTACCAGGAGTCCGGTCGCGAGCCCACCACCGAGGAGCTGGCCGCCGAGATGGATCTGTCCGATGATCGGGTCCTGAAGCTGGCCGAGCTCTCCAGCGGGATGCTGTCCCTGGATGCCAAGGTCGGCGACTCCGACGATCTGACCCTCGCACATTTCGTCCAGGATGAGGATGCGGCGGGGGCGCCGGCAGATGGCGCGGTCCTCAAACTCCTGCAGGAGAGCGTTGCCCTGGCGCTGGAAGGCTTGGACGAACGGGAACGTAAGGTCATCACGATGAGGTTCGGGCTGGCCGACGGCCGGATCAGGACCCTCCAGGAGGTCAGCGACCGGATGGGAGTGACCAAGGAGCGCATCCGCCAACTGGAGACCCGAGCCCTGCGCAAGATGCGCAGCCAGAAAGGCGGTCGCCGCATGGAGGGCTACCTCAGTGGCGCCTGA